The stretch of DNA ATCATGGACGGCGGCTTCGCCATGGCGGCGGCCCCGCAGCAGCAGGCGCAGGCGGCTgccgctgcggcggcggcggcgggggggcagGAGCTGGGCGCGCCGTTCAGGTACCAGCCGCTGCACCACCACGCGATGCAGCACcatcaccagcagcagcagcagcatccggCGCAGATGCCGCCCCACTTCGCGCACTTCGGCGtggcgcccgcggcggcggcggccggcgggattCCGTTCACGCAGCAGTTCCTCAACCACCAGGCGGCGGCCGCCgggcaccaccaccagcagcaccACCACCTCCAGCTCTTCCAccacgagcagcagcagcagcagcagcatcacaagccgcagccgccgccggcgAGGTGGGCGCCGCAGCAGCAGCACCACCAGCACccgcaccagcagcagcagcatcaccacCACCAGCTGGGGCTggacgtggaggcggcggcggtccCGGAGAGCTCCCGCGCCACGTCCGGCGGCGCGGCCCCTCCCGGCGTGCCCCCGTTCCTCGCCGccgccatgaacttcaagctggcCGTCGACCCCGGCGGCGGGAGCGGCGCCACGGACGACGCCCTGAACGACggcacgggaggcggcggcggcgcgggcagcggCATGATGCTCCACGGCGGAGGCGGGGGCGACGACGAGGCGGCCACGGAGAGCCGGCTCCGTCGGTGGACCGGCGAGGAGGAGACCTCCATCAAGGAACCCACCTGGTACGCCCGCCACCATCCGTCACTGTTCCTCCCACAATCCATCCATGGCTCCGCGCCGCGCACATGTCAATTCCTCCGCCCACCTcccggatccactcatggcggaccGACGGACAcggaaaggaaagggggaggggggaAAAGATTGCATCTTTGTTGGCTCTGCTTTGGATGCTCGGGGGTGGGGAGCAGAGCAGAGCAATAATAGTGGCATGATTGAGAGAGACATGGACGGAAAACAACACGCGCACCTGAAAGAAAACAAGCCCCTGATGCCGATGATTCCTCCACCAAAGACCGCCCAACTTTTGTTCCCTTTTAGCATCCCCCTCATTACATCACGCGAAAGAGAAACTCTTTTCTCGCACAATTCGCCATGCAGATGCAGATGCAGACGCAATTCTTGGTTTCTTGCTACTCGTTGCGAAATTTGCTCCAAATTGCGCCATGGCAGATGCAATTCTTGCTTGAATTGTTCCAATTTCTTGTTGCCTTTTGCACTTGGCATTGCCAATTGGTTTGGTTTGTTCTTCTTTGCTTAATGCTGACTTGAATTTTTTGCGTTTGGTTGCTTTGTGTGGTGATGATTTGTGTAGGAGGCCGCTGGACATCGACTACATACACAGCAcgagcagcagcagcaagaggGCGGGCGCCGGGAAGGAGAAGGTGGCCACGCCGGAGTCGCCGGCGCCGGTTGCTCCGGCGGCGAACTACTTCAAGAAGGCCGGTGGCGGGGACGACAATGCGGGCGCTGCCGCGtcagcgggtggcggcggcgggaacTACAAGCTGTTCAGCGAGCTGGAGGCCATCTACAAGCCGGggagcggcgggggcggcggtgcgGGGCAGACGGGCTCCGGCTCTGGCCTCACGGGCGACGACAATGCCATCCTCCCGCCGCCGTCCATGGCCGACCTCCCGGGCGGCGCGCTTGCCGCGGCCGTGGACGCGCCGCAGGCCAACACCTCGGAGACTTCGGCCGGGGAGGACGCGCCGGCGGTGCtgcagccgcagccgccgcctccgccgcaggCGTCGGTGGGGGAGGCGCGCCGGAAGCGGAAGCGCCGGCggcaggagcagcagcagcagctgaccGCGTCGGCGTCCTTCTTCGAGCAGCTGGTGCAGCGGCTCATCGAGCACCAGGAGGGCCTGCACCGCCAGTTCCTGGACGCCATGGAGCGGCGGGAGCGCGAGCGCGCGGCGCGCGACGAGGCGTGGCGCCGGCAGGAGGCCGACAAGTTCGCGCGCGAGGCGGCCGCGCGCGCCCAGGAccgcgccagcgccgccgcccgggAGACGGCCATCATCGCGTACCTCGAGAAGCTCTCCGGCGAGACCATCACCCTCCCCCAACAGCCGGCGGCCAACCCGGCCGCGCCCACGTCCGCGGACGACGCGACGAGCCACGACGCGGGGAGGGAGCTGGTGCCCTACGAGTGCGGCGAGCTGTCGCTGCCGCTGATGAGCTCGTCGTCCCGGTGGCCGAAGCACGAGGTGGAGGCGCTGATCCGGGTGCGGTCCGGGCTGGACAACCGGTTCCAGGAGCCCGGGCTGAAGGGCCCGCTCTGGGAGGAGGTGAGCGCGCGCATGGCGGCGGCGGGGTACGGCGGCCGGAGCGCCAAGCGGTGCAAGGAGAAGTGGGAGAACATCAACAAGTACTTCCGCAAGGCCAAGGAGAGCGGCAAGAAGCGCCCCGCGCACGCCAAGACCTGCCCCTACTTCGACGAGCTCGACCGCCTCTACTCCCGCTCCGGCCACGGCTCCGgcgcctcctccggcgccggcaacACCAGCGCCAAAGCCATCGCCAATGCCATAGCCACCGCcgacgacgcggccaacaaggccaGCTCCGAGCTGCTCGACGCGGTGGTCAAGTACCCCACCGACACCCACTACGGCCCGCCTCCGGGGTTCCCAAACGACGGCAAGGAGGACGGCGCAGCGCAGCACGACGGCGAGGGCGACGTGGACATGGGCAGGGCGTCGGGGAGAGCAGGCGAGGACCACGATGACGAGGCTGGCCAGAGCCATGggcacgacgacgacgacgatcatTAGAGCTTGATTAACTAGGACTGCATGCTTAGCTAGCTAGGACATGATCGATCGGCGCCGGAGATAAATttgcttcttttcttcttcttcttctttgctgctGCTCCTGCTTCTGCTTGTTGTTAGCCTACCATGGATCAATCATCACTTACTTGTTagtactactgctgctgctgcttatATATCTACAAGAAGATTAGTTTCATTAATCACTTCCATAATCCCAAGCTCAAGCTAGGTCACTAGCTAGCTCTTAGACATTTGTGTTTGTCGACCTTGGCCGCTTATATTTTGCTGTTATTTTTGTAAGTGTGATGGTCAATGGGAGAGGCAGTGTCGGCAGGTGCATGATTTTCAATCATTTTTCACCTTGTACGGCCACAGGGGAAAATAGTGAGGAACCTGCTGGCTAGTAGTAGTAGGAAAAAATAATAGAGTGGTGTAGTACCATATATAAATCACAGTTGTCTTTGACTGTCTGTCTGTGGTCCTTGATCTGGATATAACTCTGGTCACTATACTCAAATCTCACTGTGATAGCCCTAGCAATAATGAGAGGTGTATATACCTGCCATACCTGTATTCTACCTACCAAATACGTTACTGTAAAACAACATctactctccgttcctaaatacttgtctttctaggcatttcaataaacgactacatacggagcaaaataagtgaatctacactctaaaatatgtctatatacatccgtatgtagtagtcatttgaaatgtctagaaagacaaatatttaggagcgGAGGGAGTACATAGCAATGTTCATtggtctaaaatatgtctatatacatccgtatgtagtagtcatttgaaatgtctagaaagacaaatatttaggagcgGAGGGAGTACATAGCAATGTTCATTGGGTAGTCTTATGGAGTGAAACCTCGCAGCCATATCGGAAAGAGAGAGACGGGAGGGGGAGGGGGGTAGGAGAAGGAAGAACACACGCAGATGAGCTTGGTGTCGATGAACGACGATGGTGATCGGTGGGCAAATCGGGGTGGAAAGGACTAATTTCGGAGCGCAAGCGCatcgagagggcaatctccatcagcgGCGGCAAGGCAATGTGAAGGTTCGCAAGGGCGGTAGAATGGGCGCATCACAAGAGGACCGAGCCCGGGGGGAGATGTGTGGACNNNNNNNNNNNNNNNNNNNNNNNNNNNNNNNNNNNNNNNNNNNNNNNNNNNNNNNNNNNNNNNNNNNNNNNNNNNNNNNNNNNNNNNNNNNNNNNNNNNNNNNNNNNNNNNNNNNNNNNNNNNNNNNNNNNNNNNNNNNNNNNNNNNNNNNNNNNNNNNNNNNNNNNNNNNNNNNNNNNNNNNNNNNNNNNNNNNNNNNNNNNNNNNNNNNNNNNNNNNNNNNNNNNNNNNNNNNNNNNNNNNNNNNNNNNNNNNNNNNNNNNNNNTAGGCGTGCAACTGTCGAGATAGAAGGGGATGAAATTCATGCTGCAGAGAGCAATGGTCGAGGAGGCGAGCGTTGTGCCACATTGCTTTGTCAATCCTTATAAACTGGATCGGCCAAAGCCTAAAGGTGACGTTTAGCTTTGGCCGCTTTTGAGCAATATATTCAGACGGGAGAACTCTTCCTCCGGTGATTCCTCACAAAAAAAAAAACAATGCCTTGTGAACAATTATACGTTTTGTCTTTGAATTTCAGGCAAGTGCATTTCTCGGTTGTACGATAGCTTTGGACCCGGCTAGGCAGACTTGATGATTTTGGGACGGCCCCGACACGCCTAAGGTGATGGAACAGTATTGATTGATGAACGTGGTGGTCCTTGCAACTTGCAACGAGGAGGACAGGGAAAGCTCGGGCAACGTACGTACGTATCATTCGAAGCTCGTCACAAtgtatttttttttgcgaaaaacttccaatctattcatcatcaatcatggcggtacaatgaacaccagaaataataaaaattacattcaggtccgtagaccacctagcgacgactacaagcactgaagcgaaccgaaggcgcgccgctatcattgcccctccctcgccggagtcgggcacaacttgttgtagtagacagtcgggaagtcgtcatgctaaggccccataggaccagcgcaccagaacagcaaccgccgcctagGGACGTGGCCTGATGAGCTAGTCGGGCATGGCTTCGTAttctttgaaaagaaaaggaatagcTTCATACTTGAGCGGAAAAAAAACATAGCCTCTTGCTGTATGAATATTTGATTTCTATAATCGATATGCATTTTTGAATAATTCAAATGCTACAATGCATACATCAATGGTTCGTTGGCGCCTCGAGTGACCGTCGATGTTAGCTGGCCGAGAGGGAAGAGGGGGGCGACAAGGATGGTTAGGCGAACACAAGTGAAATAAGAAGACAAGGAGAAGCGTGGGAGTGTCGGAGGACTGTCAAAGAAGGAGCCTCCAATCCATATTAATTTTCATCGATTTAATACAATTTAGTATTAAAGTTGGACTAAACCAACGACTAATATGGGTCAGAGGGAGTAACAATCTAAACTCGTGTGCTCCtacagttttttttttcaaaaaaatgctcCTACATTTTTTTTCAAAGGTAGGAAGACATTATGTATCGGTCGGGAAGAGGAAACCCCAGTCTGTTTTCATTTATTTTTCGAGTTGAACCCCCAGTTTGTTGCCTCCTAGGTCTGATGCCATTTATTGGGTTGTTATAGTGCAAGAGAAAAGAATCACATGCAGCATATTTTCGTACTCATATGCAGCATTGTCGAACTAAACATACATAAGCGTTGCAACTTTTCAAATACATCCAAACAACAATACTTTCTTATAGGCCATCAACACAAGCAGTCGCTGAGAAAAACCACCGCATCATATGACAACGTCGGGTGTGGGCACCTGATTAT from Triticum dicoccoides isolate Atlit2015 ecotype Zavitan chromosome 6A, WEW_v2.0, whole genome shotgun sequence encodes:
- the LOC119319229 gene encoding trihelix transcription factor GTL1-like; its protein translation is MQSGYGGVSEFQQFIMDGGFAMAAAPQQQAQAAAAAAAAAGGQELGAPFRYQPLHHHAMQHHHQQQQQHPAQMPPHFAHFGVAPAAAAAGGIPFTQQFLNHQAAAAGHHHQQHHHLQLFHHEQQQQQQHHKPQPPPARWAPQQQHHQHPHQQQQHHHHQLGLDVEAAAVPESSRATSGGAAPPGVPPFLAAAMNFKLAVDPGGGSGATDDALNDGTGGGGGAGSGMMLHGGGGGDDEAATESRLRRWTGEEETSIKEPTWRPLDIDYIHSTSSSSKRAGAGKEKVATPESPAPVAPAANYFKKAGGGDDNAGAAASAGGGGGNYKLFSELEAIYKPGSGGGGGAGQTGSGSGLTGDDNAILPPPSMADLPGGALAAAVDAPQANTSETSAGEDAPAVLQPQPPPPPQASVGEARRKRKRRRQEQQQQLTASASFFEQLVQRLIEHQEGLHRQFLDAMERRERERAARDEAWRRQEADKFAREAAARAQDRASAAARETAIIAYLEKLSGETITLPQQPAANPAAPTSADDATSHDAGRELVPYECGELSLPLMSSSSRWPKHEVEALIRVRSGLDNRFQEPGLKGPLWEEVSARMAAAGYGGRSAKRCKEKWENINKYFRKAKESGKKRPAHAKTCPYFDELDRLYSRSGHGSGASSGAGNTSAKAIANAIATADDAANKASSELLDAVVKYPTDTHYGPPPGFPNDGKEDGAAQHDGEGDVDMGRASGRAGEDHDDEAGQSHGHDDDDDH